A single window of Malus sylvestris chromosome 5, drMalSylv7.2, whole genome shotgun sequence DNA harbors:
- the LOC126622046 gene encoding embryogenesis-like protein, producing MNHQRSQIALCKLLFRHFSNPSPKLFSLNSISTSPAQRVSDSPPLPKPHILLNTPATNSHRFIHPALSISATQFAARRNVRQFSGGSDEFDQNQVVDTINLKFAEAREEIEMAMESKETVYFDEEAECARDSVKEVLELYEDLLAKVPESNKAALQRSMGLKIEQLKAELQQLNE from the coding sequence ATGAATCATCAACGTTCACAAATTGCACTTTGCAAATTGCTCTTCCGCCACTTTTCCAACCCTTCTCCGAAGCTCTTCTCCCTCAACTCAATCTCGACGAGTCCGGCTCAGCGCGTTTCCGACTCACCTCCATTGCCGAAACCCCACATTCTTCTCAACACACCCGCTACAAACTCCCACCGTTTTATCCACCCAGCTCTCTCGATTTCAGCGACCCAGTTCGCAGCTCGTCGGAATGTGAGGCAATTCAGTGGCGGGTCGGATGAGTTCGATCAGAACCAAGTGGTGGACACGATCAACCTCAAGTTTGCAGAGGCGAGGGAGGAGATAGAGATGGCCATGGAGTCCAAAGAGACTGTTTACTTCGATGAGGAGGCCGAGTGCGCTCGTGATTCTGTGAAGGAAGTGCTGGAATTGTATGAAGATCTATTGGCTAAGGTGCCGGAGAGCAATAAGGCGGCGTTGCAGAGGTCGATGGGGCTCAAGATTGAGCAGTTGAAGGCGGAGCTTCAACAGCTGAATGAGTGA